In one window of Burkholderia sp. NRF60-BP8 DNA:
- a CDS encoding aconitase X swivel domain-containing protein, which produces MTEATGQCLTGDTLVPGSACARPFVLDKPLSFWGGYDSGAGRIVDRGHPQAGASLAGKVMVMPHAKGSSSSSSVLAEAVRNGTGPVAIVLKERDLIISIGAIVAAELYAIAVPVVCVTDDVYDAIAAATGDVRIEAGEGDGGARIHIGG; this is translated from the coding sequence ATGACTGAAGCGACGGGACAATGCTTGACGGGCGACACGCTCGTGCCGGGCAGCGCGTGCGCGCGCCCGTTCGTTCTCGACAAGCCGCTGAGCTTCTGGGGCGGCTACGACTCGGGCGCGGGCCGGATCGTCGATCGCGGGCATCCGCAGGCCGGCGCGAGCCTTGCCGGCAAGGTGATGGTGATGCCGCACGCGAAGGGTTCGAGTTCGAGCAGCAGCGTGCTCGCGGAAGCGGTGCGCAACGGCACGGGGCCGGTCGCGATCGTGTTGAAGGAGCGCGACCTGATCATCTCGATCGGCGCGATCGTGGCCGCCGAGCTGTATGCGATCGCGGTGCCGGTGGTGTGCGTGACCGACGACGTGTACGACGCGATCGCCGCGGCAACGGGCGACGTGCGGATCGAAGCGGGAGAGGGGGACGGCGGCGCGCGGATTCATATCGGCGGCTGA